AATTCAGATTGAGCTGGGTTTTGATGTAATTGCAATACATTCAACAACTTATCATTCACTTCGGGAAAATGCTGCCCTATTATCCTTGAAGCGTCTTCATAATTTATCCCCTTTTGAAGTTTAAAAAGCTTCGCTAACGGCATAAAAATAAACTTGGCAAACAACGCCAGTTCAACCAAAACAAATAGCCAAAACAAGATGGTTCTTGCTGATGTATTAAGCCACAAAACATGTTCAACAAACAAAGTGAATAAAAAATATAAAACTCCGATAGCGAAAAATAAAATAGTGCCTTTAAGCAATTCATTGGTGTAATAACGCCTAATAAAAGCCTCTAGTTTGGTCTGTATGTTTTTAAAACTGCTTTGCATCTCTATAATTAACTTACTAAACTACAATTTTATTTAGTACAGTGTTTATAATAATGTGTTAATTGTATCTTTGCCACAAATTTACAAAACATGACCAAAAAAGTTCGTGTGCGTTTTGCACCTAGCCCAACAGGACCACTACATATTGGTGGTGTTCGTACGGCGTTATTCAACTATTTATTTGCTAAAAAACATCAGGGTACTTTTATTTTAAGAATTGAAGATACTGATCAAAATCGTTATGTTGAAGGTGCCGAACAATACATTATTGATGCCTTAAACTGGTGTGGAATTCCTTTTGATGAAGGACCAAATAAAAACGAAACCTTTGGTCCTTACCGACAAAGCGAACGTAAACATTTGTACAAACAATATGCCGATAAACTGATTGCTAGTGGGAATGCTTATTATGCTTTTGATACTGCTGAAGCTTTGGATTATCATAGAAAAGATCATGAAGCTAAAGGAAAAACTTTTATTTACAACTGGCATAACCGCTTAAAATTAAGCAATTCGTTATCGCTTAGTTCAGAAGACGTACAGGCAAAGTTAGATGCGGGCGATGATTATGTGATACGTTTTAAATCTCCACAAGACGAAACTTTACACTTAATGGATATTATTCGAGGTGATATTAAAATTGATACGAATATTTTAGATGATAAGGTGCTGTTTAAAAGCGATGGCATGCCAACCTACCATTTAGCGAATATTGTTGACGACCATTTAATGGAAATCACCCACGTCATTCGTGGTGAAGAATGGCTGCCGTCTTTGGCGTTGCATTATCAACTATACAAAGCTTTTGGTTGGGAAACACCGGAGTTTGCACACTTACCGCTTATTTTAAAACCTACCGGAAAAGGTAAATTAAGCAAACGTGATGGTGATAAATTAGGGTTTCCTGTGTTCCCTTTAAAATGGACAGACCCAACAACCCATGAAGTTTCTAGAGGTTATAAAGAAGATGGTTACTTCCCAGATGCTATGATTAATTTCTTGGCTTTTTTAGGCTGGAATCCTGGAACAGAACAAGAAATTTTTAATTTAGATGAATTAGTTTCTGCTTTTGAATTAGAACGTGTTCATAAAGCTGGCGCGCGTTTTGACCCCGATAAAATTAAATGGTTTAACCATCATTATATGCAAGAAGAGGCTAATGATGATTTAGCTGAAGCTTTCAAAAAGCAACATACTGAATTGAAGGAAATTGATGTAAACTACATTTCTCTTGTCGTTGGAATAATTAAAGAACGGGCTACGTTTATATCTGATTTTTGGGAGTTAAGTTCCTTCTTTTTTACGGCACCAACCTCGTATGATGAAAAGGCCTTTAAAAAAGCGCTTAAAGACGATACTAAAGACATTATGACTCATGTTATATCTATTATAAATACCATTGAAGATTTTACTGTAGAAAACCTTCAAACAAACATAAAAGGTTGGATAACCTCTAATGATATTAGCTTTGGAAAAGTTATGATGCCATTGCGTTTAGCATTAGTAGGCGCTTTACAAGGCCCTGATGTGTTTGATATTATGTATATGATTGGAAAGAATGAAACGGTTAAACGTATTGAGAATATTGTAAAAACATTATAATTATAACCTTAATATAATGTTTTTACAAAGCCTTTTCATAGTAATATATGGAGGTTTTTTTATTAAAGCTAATTGATTTATTAAAAAAAATAGCTTCGCTAAATTATTACTTTATTTAATCAAACATTAAAACATAACTAATTTCTCATGAGTTATAAAATAAATTTTTTAAGTCTTCAAAAAAAAATGTGGGTTAATAACCTTATAGTATTTCTGTTTTGTTTCGCTATAATTTTTGGCCCTGCTTTTGCTTTATTTGATTCTTATGATTATGATACAGTTGCAAATCCTGACATTGGAACATATCTAGGGCTTGCCGAATTTAACTTTGAACAAAGTATCACACGAAAATATAGAGTTATAATTCCTTTTTTAGCATCTGGAATTAATTACACATTCGGAGGACTATTCAACATTTTAGCGCCCAATACTTTCCCTGGACCTGATTTCTCAATGTGCTTTAGCTTCCTTATTGTAAACTGTATATTTATGTCTATTTTTGGTATGCTTATATATAAGCTATGTAAAGAATTTGGTGCATCTCTTCTACCTGCAATTATTGGGCTATTAAGCGTCCTTACTTGTAGATGGACATCATACCTTGCAGGAACTCCAATGGTTGATAGCCTGTATCTGATTATTATAGCAGCTACAATACTTGGCATAAAAACAAAAAATTCAAAACTAATAATTTTGACTATATTTATTGGTCCTTGGGCTAAAGAATCATTTATATTTATTGCCCCTATAATATTTTTCTTCTCATCAATAAATAAATGGAAACAAGTTCTATTATTTACAATATCTGCACTAATCGTTTTCTCATTCAGATATTATTTAGATATGCATAGCAAACCAATATCTGGATTAGGATTAGATAACGCTTTTAACCACATGAACAATATTTCTATTTCCTTAAAACGACTATTTTCTTTTCATGGTGTTTATGAAATAATTTCAATATGTGGTTTGTGGGGGATCTTATTCATTTTTCTATTTAAAAAAAGTACAAGAATCTTATTAAAACAAAAAACAACTTTTTACATGGTTATATTTTTATTTGTTGTTTTAATTCATGCTTTATTATCTGTAGAATTAGCTAGAATGTTTTACATTGCTACACCAGTAATTGCTATTTGGTTTTCACTTATATGTGAAAATTTAATATCATCATATATGGCAAAAAATAAAAATTACAGATTAGTATAAAAAAGAATTAAAAGAAGCGTCCTATAAAGGTTTTTAATCTTACTTTCTAACCATGGAGAAGCATATCGCTTTTCAATACAATTTAAAATTATAAGAGGCTTAATTAAAAATCATTGAACCAGAAATATTTGCATTGTACTTAATTAAAAAAACGCTTAAACTATTAAATGAACATAAATAAACTATCTATAATAATACCTGTCTATAATGAAGAAAATACAATTCATAAAATTTTAGATAAAATAAAAGAAGTTGAACTTATAAATAAAATAGAAAAAGAACTTATTATAATAAACGACTGTTCTTCAGATGATACTAAAGGGGCTATTCATAGATATCTCCAAAGTAATTCTACTTTACCAATAACCTATTTCGAACACAAAATTAATAAAGGAAAAGGAGCAGCATTACACACTGGAATTAATATGGCAACAGGTGAATTTCTAGTGATTCAAGATGCCGATTTAGAATATGACCCTCAAGAATATAATGATTTACTTAAACCTATCATTATGGACTTTGCTGATGTAGTTTATGGTTCAAGATTTATGGGAAGTAAACCGCATAGAGTTTTATTTTTCTGGCATACTATAGGAAATAAGTTTCTGACTTTTTTGTCAAATATGTTTACAAATTTAAATTTAACAGATATGGAAACATGTTATAAAATGTTTCGAACAGAAATAATAAAAAAAATTAAACTTAAAGAAAATAGATTTGGATTTGAACCTGAAATAACTGCTAAAATTTCGAAAATAAAAGGAATAAGAATTTATGAAGTTGGAATTAGCTATTATGGAAGAACATATGAAGAAGGAAAAAAAATAGGATGGAAAGATGGCTTTAAAGCTATTTGGTGTATTTTTAAGTATAGATTTAATTTTTAAAGAAAAACCTAAATAAATACAAGGAATAAACTACTCGTACTTCTCCTTCAAAAGGTCGTTAAAACTTCAAGAAACATCATTTAAAGTATTCCTCTAAAACGAAACCACAGCACCCAAAACCAGCATATTCTGGTTGCCTTTAAATCGGGCATCACCACCTGCAGTATCTAAATTTTGGTTTTCAAGTTTTTTCAAAATATTTGTAAAGCCATAAATATATTGCGCTTTCAATTTAATAAACTTCAACCCTACTGATGCACCAATAGCGCCGTTAAAATTAAATTGGGAAATATCGGTAATGTCTTTAGTCATTAAATTGCTGTAATTATCAACAAAATAGCTTTCCTTGGTTTTATCTTTTAACTCCAACTTACTGTTATATTGAAGCATGGGTCCTAAATCTATGGTAAAATAATCTGGAATTACTTTAATGTGTCCCAATATGGCGACTTGAGCTGCAAATAATTTATAGTCAATAAACTCACTGTTAGCAACAACAGCGTCCGGTCTTGCAGAAATGCCCATAGTGCTTTCAGAAAGTTGCATACCAAAACTCACATTGTACCATTTATGGGGAATATCAACTGTTGCGCTAAAGCCGCCTAAAAAACCATCACCTTGTTTAGTAGTAAAATTGGTGGTTGCAATATCAAATTTGGTAATGGCTCCAGTGATACTTATTCCGTTAGTAATTCTGTGATTTCTTTTTTGTGCAAAATTTTTTGTAACAAAACATAGTATAATAACTACTAATAAGGCAAATTGAGTTTTTTTCATTGTATCTTTAGGCTTAACAAAAAACAAATATAACTCAGAGACTGTTTAAATTTTGTTTTTGGAATGTTTTATAGGGTATTTTTTTGTCAGACCAAGGTATTTTGAGATTCATAGCCATAGCTATGGACCGAAAAATAGCTGATGTATGGCGGAAAAAGGCACATAAAAGAGCCAAAGGATAAAACTTAAACAGTCTCTTAATTTAGTAAGTATCATTATCTAACCATTTTTAATCAAAAAAATATTATGAGCTTTTTAGTTTACCCATTTATTTTCTTAGGACTCGTTATTTTAATTTCGTCCTTCTTTATTGTTAAACAACAAACCGCAGCCATCATTGAGCGTTTCGGTAAGTTCCAAGTGATTCGACAGTCTGGTTTACAATTAAAAATTCCATTAGTCGATAAAGTAGCTGGCAGATTAAGCTTAAAAATTCAGCAATTGGATGTTATTATTGAAACCAAAACTTTAGACGATGTGTTTGTGCGACTTAAAGTATCTGTACAATATCGTGTTTTAACCCAAAAGGTTTACGATGCATTTTATAAATTGGATTATCCACACGATCAAATTACCAGTTATGTATTTGATGTGGTACGTGCCGAAGTGCCAAAAATGAAATTAGATGACGTGTTTGTGAAAAAAGACGATATCGCATTAGCGGTAAAAGCAGAGCTTAACGATGCCATGCTTGATTATGGTTTTGACATTATTAAAACCCTTGTAACCGATATTGATCCCGATGCACAAGTAAAAGCAGCCATGAACCGCATTAATGCTGCAGATAGAGAAAAAACAGCAGCACAATATGAAGGAGATGCAGCACGTATTTTAATCGTTGAAAAAGCAAAAGCGGAAGCTGAAAGCAAGCGTTTACAAGGTCAAGGTATTGCCGACCAACGTCGTGAAATTGCACGTGGTTTGGAAGAATCTGTAGATGTTTTAAATCGTGTTGGTATTAACAGTCAAGAAGCATCTGCTTTAATTGTAGTTACCCAACATTATGATACGTTGCAAGCCATTGGTAGCGAAACGAATAGTAATCTTATTTTACTACCAAATTCACCACAAGCAGG
This genomic window from Mariniflexile sp. TRM1-10 contains:
- a CDS encoding SPFH domain-containing protein — protein: MSFLVYPFIFLGLVILISSFFIVKQQTAAIIERFGKFQVIRQSGLQLKIPLVDKVAGRLSLKIQQLDVIIETKTLDDVFVRLKVSVQYRVLTQKVYDAFYKLDYPHDQITSYVFDVVRAEVPKMKLDDVFVKKDDIALAVKAELNDAMLDYGFDIIKTLVTDIDPDAQVKAAMNRINAADREKTAAQYEGDAARILIVEKAKAEAESKRLQGQGIADQRREIARGLEESVDVLNRVGINSQEASALIVVTQHYDTLQAIGSETNSNLILLPNSPQAGSQMLNDMVASFTASNQIGEAMKASKKKKE
- a CDS encoding glycosyltransferase family 2 protein → MNINKLSIIIPVYNEENTIHKILDKIKEVELINKIEKELIIINDCSSDDTKGAIHRYLQSNSTLPITYFEHKINKGKGAALHTGINMATGEFLVIQDADLEYDPQEYNDLLKPIIMDFADVVYGSRFMGSKPHRVLFFWHTIGNKFLTFLSNMFTNLNLTDMETCYKMFRTEIIKKIKLKENRFGFEPEITAKISKIKGIRIYEVGISYYGRTYEEGKKIGWKDGFKAIWCIFKYRFNF
- the gltX gene encoding glutamate--tRNA ligase, producing the protein MTKKVRVRFAPSPTGPLHIGGVRTALFNYLFAKKHQGTFILRIEDTDQNRYVEGAEQYIIDALNWCGIPFDEGPNKNETFGPYRQSERKHLYKQYADKLIASGNAYYAFDTAEALDYHRKDHEAKGKTFIYNWHNRLKLSNSLSLSSEDVQAKLDAGDDYVIRFKSPQDETLHLMDIIRGDIKIDTNILDDKVLFKSDGMPTYHLANIVDDHLMEITHVIRGEEWLPSLALHYQLYKAFGWETPEFAHLPLILKPTGKGKLSKRDGDKLGFPVFPLKWTDPTTHEVSRGYKEDGYFPDAMINFLAFLGWNPGTEQEIFNLDELVSAFELERVHKAGARFDPDKIKWFNHHYMQEEANDDLAEAFKKQHTELKEIDVNYISLVVGIIKERATFISDFWELSSFFFTAPTSYDEKAFKKALKDDTKDIMTHVISIINTIEDFTVENLQTNIKGWITSNDISFGKVMMPLRLALVGALQGPDVFDIMYMIGKNETVKRIENIVKTL